The genomic DNA TTGGGTGAGCGCCAGGGAGGCCTGCCCATTCTCCAGCAGGTAGCGCAGGCGCTCGGCGGGCAGTTCCGGATCCAACGGCAGGTAGGCCGCCCCCGCGTACAGCACGCCGAGCACGCCCACCACCTGCTCCCAGCCCTTCTCCATCACCACCGCCACCAGCGTGTGGGGCTTCGCTCCCCGGGCACGCAGCCAGTGGCCCAGCGCGAGCGCGCGGCGGTGCAGCTCCGCGTAGGTGAGCGTCCGGCCCGAGGCGATGACGGCGGGGTGCTCGGGCTGGCGCGCCACCTGCTCCAGGAAGGGCGAGTGCAGCAGCCCCGGCGGCACGGGGGCCTCGGTGGCGTTGACCGCGGCGCGTTGCGCGAGCTGCGACTCGGGCAGGAGCCGGGGGTACTCCTCCTTCCAGGCGGCCTCGTCATCGGCGAGCCGTTCCAGCAGCCGCGTATAGGCGCTGAACAGATCGTCCAGCAGCCCCGGGGGAAAGAGCTCGTCCAGCGTGTCCCAGCTGAAGCTCAGCGCGCCCTTCTCCTCGGTGATCTGATGGTCCAACCACACCTGCGGCGTCTGGCTGATGGCGTAGACGAGCCGGCCCAGCCAGTCGATCTCGAACAGGGTGTTGGTGCGCGAGGTGATCGTGCTGGTGAAGACGATGGGCATCGTCACCGCGCCGCCGTGGTGGCGGCCGAGATCCCGGAGCACGCGCACGCCGCCGTACTGGCCGTGCTCCAGATCCTTGCCGAGCTGCTCCTGGAGCCGCCGCGCGCGGTCGGTGAAGGTCCCCCGGGTGCCGCCCACCTCCAACAGCAGGGTGGAGGCGAAGTCCCCCACCAATGCGTCGAGCCCCGGGTGCAGCGGCGGCCGGTTGAAGGACGTGACGTTGAGGCTCATGCGCGGCGACTTGCTCCACGCCGCGAGCACCTCGGCGAAGGCCGCGCACAGCGCTCCCGAGGCCGTCACGCCCGCGGGCGTGGCCCGAGCCTTCAGCCGTCCCCAGCGCTCCGCGTCCAGCATCGCGGTCCGGCGGGAGAACTCCATCTTCCGCAGCGCTGACGGGCTGCGCGCGAGCGGCAGGTCCGGCGCGGGGGGCAGCGTGGCCAGCCGGTCGCGCCAGTACGCCTGGGAGTGACAGAAGGACTCCGTCTCCCGGAAGGCCGTCTCCGCCCGCACGTAGTCCCGGAAGGACACCGTCAGGGGCTCCAGCTCCTGCTCGGGTGCCTGGTACAGCTTCGCCCAGTCCCTGAGCAGCAGGGAAATGCTCCAGGCGTCGGCGATCATCAGCTCGATGCGCAGGTGCATCCGGGTGAGGGAGTCGGTGACGCGGGTGGCGCGCAGCTCGAAGAGCGGCCACTGGTGCGTTGGCGTCACCCGGTGCGACAGCTCCTGGCGCAGTGCCAGCAGGCGCTCCTCGCGCGGCTCGGGCGCCAGGTGCCGCGCGTCCTCCACCTCGACCCGGTAGGGCGGCACTTCCGCGAGGATCCGCTGGCTTCCCTCCGGGAGCACCACCGCGCGCATCATGTCGTGGCGTTGCACGAGCCGCTGCCACGCCCGCTCCAGCCTCGGCAAGTCCAGGCCCTCGCCCTCGAACTCCATGTAGCTCTGGCACGTCACCTGTCCCAGGTCGAACGCGCCGCTGCGGCCCAGCCAGTAGGCCTGCTGCATGTCCGTGAGGGGGAAGGGCTCGTGGCGGCCCTCGACGTCCGGGACGATCACCGGCTGCTGGGCCTCCACGGGCCCGCCCAGGTCGCGCCGGCGCAGGAAGGCCAGCACCTCGGCCTTGTGCTGGGAGAGCTGAGCGCGAATCTCGGGCGTCAGCGCTCCCTTGGGCGCGCGGATGTTGAGCTGTTCGCCGTCCGTCTTGAGATGGATGTCGCGCCGGGCAAGGTCCGCGATGAATTCCGACACGTTCATAGGGTGACGCTCTCCCATTCCTCGTTGTCCGGCGTGAAGAGGCCCTGCGCCGCGAACTGCTCGAGCACCAGGCCGGTGAGCTGCGCGACGGTGGGGCCTTGGAGGATGTCCACGATGGGGATGGAGACCTGGAGCCCGTTCTGGATCCGGGCCCGCAGCTCGACCGCCATCAGGGAGTCCAGGCCCATCTGGTTCAACGGCCGCTCCACGTCCACCCGCGACGCCGCGGACAGGCGGAGCACCCGGGCCACGCTCCGCCGCAGCCAGTCCCGCACCAGGGAGGTGCGCTCTTCGGGCGTCGCGGTGCTCAACGTGTCCCGCGTGAGCGTGTCCGTGCCCTCCGAGGGCGCCGCCGGAGCCGCCTGGGCGGGAGTGGCCTCGCGGATGAGCCCGGAGAGGAAGGCGGGTTCGTTCTCTCCCCGGTGGTAGCGGCCCCAGCGTGCCCAGTCGATGGCGACGACGGCGCGCTGGGTGGGCGCCTCCCGCATCAGCCGTTCGAAGCGCTCCACCCCCTGCGCGGGAGCGATGGCGCCGATGCCCTGCCGCCCGAGGCGTTCATCCAGGTCCGCACGGGCCGCCTCGCCCACCTCGGCCCAGGCGCCCCAGTTGATGCTCAGCGCGGGCAGTCCCCGGGCCCGGCGGTGGTGCGCCAGTGCGTCGAGGAAGGCGTTGGCCGCGGCGTGGTTGCCCTGGCCCGCCGAGCCCAACAGCGCCGCCATCGAGGAGAAGAGGACGAAGAAGTCGAGGGGCAGCTCGCGGGTCTGGTGGTGCAGGTGCCAGGCGCCGTCCACCTTGGGGGCGAGGACGCGGGCGAAGCCCTCCCAGTCCTGTTGCAGCAGCACGCCGTCGGCGACCACTCCGGCCGAGTGGATGATGCCGCGCAGGGGGCCGAGCTCCGGGGGCAGGGACGAGAGCAGCCGGGCCACCTGGGCCTCGTCGCCGATGTCGGCCTGGGCGACGTGGACGCGGGCACCGGCCCGCTCCAGCGAGGCGAGGACTTCCCGCGCCGGGGCGCCAGGCTCGCGGCGGCCCACCAACACCAGCGAGCGAGCGCCGCGCTCCACCAGCCAGCGGGCCATCTCCAAGCCCAGGCCGCCGAGGCCTCCGGTGATGAGGTAGGCGGCGTCGGCGCGCACCGGAAGCGAGGTGCCCGGGGCGGCCGGTGTGGCGCGCGACAGGCGGGCCACGAGCGCGCGACCGCCGCGCAGGGCGAGCTGATCCTCATGGGGGGTGGCTCCCAGCACTTCGCGCAGCAGCGGCGAGGCCTGCTCCTGGGCGGGCTGGGCGGTGTCGAGGTCCACGAGGCCGCCCCACAGCTCGGGGTGCTCGCGGGAGATGACGCGGCCGAGGCCCCAGAGGCTGGCCTGGGAGAAGGAGACGGCGGAGTCGGCGTCGGAGGCGCGCTGGGCGCCCTGGGTCACCAGCCAGAGGCGGGCGTGAGGCAGGCCGCGCTCGGCCAGGGCCCGCACCAGCGGGAGGACACCGCCACACGTGCGGCGCTGGGCCTCGGAGAGGGTCGCGGCGGTGAGGTCCGCCGGGGCGGGGGTGTCGAGGGCCCCGAGGTGCAGCACGCCCTGGCAGGACTCGGGCAGCTCGCGCAGCAGTTGGCGCAGGTGCTCGGGGTCCTGGGGATCGACGGTGACCCGATCCTCCTCCTCGCGGCTGAAGGAGGTCCCGGGCCGCACGCGCAGGGCTCGGGCGCCGAGCTGGCGGAGCTGTCGCGCCAGGGCCTCTCCCACGCCGTGTTCATCCTCCAGCACCACCCAGGTTCCCGTGGCGGTGCGGGGAGCCTCCAGCGCCGCCCCCTCTTTCCACTTCACCTCGTACTGCCAGTCGTCGGCCCGCTCGCGCCCCTTGGGCAGGAGCATGTCGCGGCTGACGTGCCGGCACTGCAACTCCACCACCTCCGCCACCAGCTGCCCGTCGGCGTCCATCACCCGTACGTCGCAGGAGAACGCCTCGCGGCCCGCGCCGGGCCGGCGGGTGACGTGGCACCACAGCTCCGCGCCGGGACGGCGGTGGAAGTGGAAGCG from Melittangium boletus DSM 14713 includes the following:
- a CDS encoding non-ribosomal peptide synthetase, with protein sequence MNVSEFIADLARRDIHLKTDGEQLNIRAPKGALTPEIRAQLSQHKAEVLAFLRRRDLGGPVEAQQPVIVPDVEGRHEPFPLTDMQQAYWLGRSGAFDLGQVTCQSYMEFEGEGLDLPRLERAWQRLVQRHDMMRAVVLPEGSQRILAEVPPYRVEVEDARHLAPEPREERLLALRQELSHRVTPTHQWPLFELRATRVTDSLTRMHLRIELMIADAWSISLLLRDWAKLYQAPEQELEPLTVSFRDYVRAETAFRETESFCHSQAYWRDRLATLPPAPDLPLARSPSALRKMEFSRRTAMLDAERWGRLKARATPAGVTASGALCAAFAEVLAAWSKSPRMSLNVTSFNRPPLHPGLDALVGDFASTLLLEVGGTRGTFTDRARRLQEQLGKDLEHGQYGGVRVLRDLGRHHGGAVTMPIVFTSTITSRTNTLFEIDWLGRLVYAISQTPQVWLDHQITEEKGALSFSWDTLDELFPPGLLDDLFSAYTRLLERLADDEAAWKEEYPRLLPESQLAQRAAVNATEAPVPPGLLHSPFLEQVARQPEHPAVIASGRTLTYAELHRRALALGHWLRARGAKPHTLVAVVMEKGWEQVVGVLGVLYAGAAYLPLDPELPAERLRYLLENGQASLALTQSWLEPRVQWPEGVRRYALDTAPEEPALAPLEPVPGAEELAYVIYTSGSTGHPKGVMIDHRGALNTVVDINQRFGVTAEDRVLGVSALTFDLSVYDIFGTLAAGATLVLPDAERARDPEHWSQRMREHRVTVWNSAPPLMEMLLEYAGGSGDRLAPTLRLALLSGDWIPVTLPGQLRARVPGVRLISLGGATEASIWSILYPIEDVDPEWKSIPYGKPMRNQSFHVLNEALEPCPVWVPGQLYIGGIGLAKGYWRDEVKTAASFITHPRTGQRLYRTGDLGRYLPDGDLEFLGREDFQVKVRGYRIELGEIETALSEHPAVRASVVVALGERRGHKRLVAYVVPRDGESPTVDALRDFLGQKLPDYMVPSTLMLLERLPLSSNGKVDRRALPAPEAQAAEARAHYEAPRSDTERVIAQAWQAVLGVAQVGIHDNFFDLGGDSVLMVQVLGRLRESMGAELSVVELFRYPTVSALAKARADMPARQASEQRQQQQSQARADARRDFLRQRSQRGR